In Bradyrhizobium sp. 200, the sequence GGCGAGATCGGGGTGCGCCCTGATCAGCGCCAGCCGCAATTCCTCGGGAGCACGATCGACCGCCGACTTCATTGCGACGAACAGCTCTTTGACACCTGCGAACGGCCGCAGCGCGGCTGTCTCTTCGGCGATCCATGGCGAGTATTCAAAGACATTTGCCAGTGCCGCGACGAAATCGTCCTTGCTGCAAATATTGAGATCGGAAAGCCTGTTCAGCATCGCTGTCCCTGCCTTATCCGATATCGAATGCGTTGTCGGCGAGATGCGCCAGATTGGCGTGCCAGTGCTGCGCGATCTCCAGCCGGGTCGGCACCCAGACGCCCTCGTGCTTTCCGATATAATCGAGGAAGCGCATCAGCGACGCCGCGCGGCCGGGACGGCCGACGACCCGGCAATGCAGGCCGACCGACATCATCTTCGGCGCTTTTTCGCCCTCCCTGTAAAGGACATCAAAGCTGTCCTTGAGATAGGTGAAGAATTCATCCCCGCCGCCAAAGCCCTGTGGATTCACGAAACGCATGTCGTTGGCGTCGAGCGTGTAGGGAATGACCAGATGCGGCTTCGACCCGCGCGCCCTGATCCAGTATGGCAGGTCGTCGGCGTAGGAGTCGCAGAGATAAAGCAAACCGCCGGCTTCCATCAAAAGCCGCAGCGTATTGATCGAGGAACGCCCGGTGTACCAGCCGAGCGGGCGCGCGCCGGTCGCCTCGGTGTGGATGCGTATCGCCGCCGCGATCTCGACGCGCTCCTCGGACTCCGACATGTCCTTGTGCTCGATCCATTTCAGGCTGTGGCTGGCGATGTCCCAGCCGGCCTCCTTCATGGCGGCGACGACTTCCGGATTTCGCTTCAGCGCCATCGCGACGCCGAACACGGTCGCCGGCAGATTGCGTTCGGTAAAAATCCGCCACAGCCGCCAGAAGCCGGCGCGCGAGCCATATTCGAACATCGATTCGATATTGGCGTGGCGCTGGCCGGGCCAGGGCTGGGCACCCAATACGTCGGACAGAAAGGCCTCGGAGGCGCGATCGCCGTCGAGAATATTGTTCTCGCCGCCTTCCTCGAAATTCACCACGAACTGGACTGCGACCCGCGCCCTGCCCGGCCATTGCGGATCGGGCGGATTGCGCCCGTAGCCGCGGAGATCGCGCGGGTAAGCCGGTTCGGCCATGTCAGACTTCCTCGAAGCGGATCTTCTGTGCGCCCTTCCACAGCACGGTCTTGCCGAACGCGGTCAGGTTCTCCAGTCCCGAGGTCAGGGTGATGAAGTGATTGCCGGCGAGCTGGCCCATCTTGCTCGCGAAATGCACGCCGCCATAGGCGAGCAGGATTTCGGTCTCGCTGATGCCGCCGGGATAAAGAATGATCTGGCCGGGCGCGGGATAGCTGGTGTGGTTCTCGTAGGAGACGCCGAAATCGAGATCGCCGAGCGGCATCCAGACACCCTCGCCGCTCCAGCGGACATGGATCGCCTGGCTCTCGAACGGCATCGCCTTGCGAAACGCCGCCACCGTCTTGGGCGCCAGTTGCTCCTCGAAACGGGCCTCGAAGGTGAATTCACCGGCACGGACAATCAGTTGGCTCATCGATCTCTTCTTCTGGATGTAGGTGAGGACGTGGTTCAATGGTATCCATTACAGCCGGGATTACTGGAAGCAAGGGCCATTCCAGCGTTGCGGGAGGTTTCAAGGAACCGCCCTGAAGGGGCCGCTCAGGCTTCGGCGCGCCAGAAGGCGGTCTGCAGCGGGAGCTGGTGCCGGATCATCGCGACGCCATCGACCACCTTGAGGCCGCGCCCGGCGCAAGCCTCCATAAATTCGGTCCGGCGCGCCGCGATGATGTCGAAGACGGCGCAATCGTCCGGCAACCTTGCGGGGTGCACCGGCACCGCATCGGTCGCATGCAACCCCAGCGAGGTCGCGTTGACGACAAGGCCAGCGTCATCGAATTTGTCGTCGAGACAGATCTCGAGACCGTCGAACTGACCGCGCAGTTTCGCCGCCAGCGCCTCGACCGGCCCCGAGGTCTCGTTCAGAATGCGCAGCTTCTTCAAGCCGGCCGCGGCGAGCGCATGGCAGATCGCGCGGCCCGCCCCGCCCGCGCCGATGACGACACAGCGCCGCTCCGGATCGAACACATCAGCTTCACGCGCCGCATTCAAAAAGCCGCCGCCATCGAAGGACTCGCCGACCAACCGTCCGCCGGGCTCGATCCGGATGGTGTTGACCACGCCTTCGAACCGGGCAGCCGGCCCGACCGCGTCGCAGAGTTCGAACGCGGCGGGCTTGTGCGGCATGGTCAGGTTGAAGCCGGCGACGCTTGGCGACTTCGCCAGCGTGCGGATCGTCTCCGCCAGATGTTCCGGCGCGATATCGAGCGGCACCATGTGCCAGTCGAGGCCGTTGTCGTGAAAATATGGCGTGTAATGGCGCGGCGCGCCGACATGCCCGGCGGGATGGGCAAAGATAAAGACGAACCGCGAAGCGCCAGTCGGAAGCTGCATCGCCCTACCCCTTTACGGCGCCCGCCGTCAGCCCGCTCACCAGATAGCGGCGGACCGCGAGAGAAAAAACCAGAACCGGCGCCATGACCAGCGAACCGCCGGCGGCGATCTTGCCCCACTCCCAGCCCTCATAATTCATGAAGTTGACGACGGCAACGGGCGCGGTGCGCGCATTGGTCCGCGTCAGGATCAACGCGAAGAAGAAGTCGTTCCAAGCGTAGAGAAAGCACAGGATCGCGGTGGCGGCGATGCCGGGCGCGACCATCGGCAGCACGATTTCAAGAAAGACGACACGCGTCGGCGCGCCGTCGACAAGCGCCGCCTCCTCCAGAGATCGTGGCACCGTCTCGAAGAACGGCTGCATCATCCAGATCACGAGCGGCAGGTTGAAGCTGGTGTAGACCAGCACCAGCCCGGTGACGGTGTCGAGCAGTCCGATCCAGCGATAGAACAGGAAGAACGGAATCGTGAATGCGATCGGCGGCGCCATCCGCGTGACCAGGATCGCAAAGCTCAGCGCGTGCTTGCCCCGCCCCGCCCATCGCGACAGCGCGTAGGCGGCGGGTACGCCGAGAACGAGCGCCAGCGCGGTGGAGAACGAGGCGCTCATCAGGCTGTTGACGAATGAAGCCGGGAACGCGCCCTGCCAGAGCGAGGCGTAGTTCTCCAGGGTCGGCGTGAAGATCAAAGGCGGCGGAAACTGCAGGATCAAGTCGTTGGACTTGAAACTCATCTGCAAGAGCCAGAGGAACGGCGACAGCAATACGATCAGGGTCACACCGATCGCCGCCAGCCGGCGAACGCTGGCCGAACGACGGATAGGCCCGCCCGTGCCGCCAGTCATTCCAGGGCCTCCCGGCGCCGGCCCATCCACACCACACCAAAGCTGACCGCCACGACGAGCAGCAGCAGCACGATCGTGACTGCGCTGGAATAGCCGATCTCGTTGAAATCGAACGCCAGCAGATAGGCGTAATAGTTCGTCACCTCGGTGACACTGCCCGGCCCGCCGCCGGTCAGGAGGAACACCAGCGGGAACGCCTTGACGCTGTCGATCAGGCGAAACATGCCTGAGATCACCAGGATCGGCGTGATGAAGGGCAGCGTGATGTAGAAGAAGATCTGAAACCGGTTGGCGCCGTCGACCAGCGCGGCTTCCGAAAATTCGTCCGGAATGGTCTGCAACGCGGCCAGCACCATCAGGAAGGTGAAGGGCATCCATTCCCAGGTATCGGCGATGATGATCGCGGTCAGCGCAAAATCTACGCTGGAGGTGAGTGACGGCATCGCGATGTTGAGCAGGCCGGCGACGTAGTAGAGCGGGCTGATGTCGGGCGTGTAGATCAGCTTCCAGATGATCGCCACCACGATCGGCGGCAGCACCATCGGGATCAGGAAGAAGGTGCGGGCGAATTCCACGACGCGCGATTGCGTGTGCAGCAAGAGCGCCAGCAGCATGCCGAGCAGAACCTGGAACAGCACGCCCCAGAACGACAGCTTGGCCTGCACCCACAGCGAATTGACGAAACGAGGATCGCCCGGCAGCAGGCGATAGTTGCGCAAGGGCGAACTGAAATCGGTCGACGAGCCGGGATTGACCAGTTGGAACGGCGTCAGGCTGGTCACGACCAGATAGATCGCGGGCAAACCCGCGATCGCAAACAGCACGATCAGGCTCGGCGCGAGCGCGATAGCGTTGAAGCGGCGGCGCTCGGCGTCGACCAGTCCTTTTCCGCTCAAAGCGCAGTCCCGGCCCGGCG encodes:
- the puuE gene encoding allantoinase PuuE, with product MAEPAYPRDLRGYGRNPPDPQWPGRARVAVQFVVNFEEGGENNILDGDRASEAFLSDVLGAQPWPGQRHANIESMFEYGSRAGFWRLWRIFTERNLPATVFGVAMALKRNPEVVAAMKEAGWDIASHSLKWIEHKDMSESEERVEIAAAIRIHTEATGARPLGWYTGRSSINTLRLLMEAGGLLYLCDSYADDLPYWIRARGSKPHLVIPYTLDANDMRFVNPQGFGGGDEFFTYLKDSFDVLYREGEKAPKMMSVGLHCRVVGRPGRAASLMRFLDYIGKHEGVWVPTRLEIAQHWHANLAHLADNAFDIG
- a CDS encoding DUF3830 family protein, which codes for MSQLIVRAGEFTFEARFEEQLAPKTVAAFRKAMPFESQAIHVRWSGEGVWMPLGDLDFGVSYENHTSYPAPGQIILYPGGISETEILLAYGGVHFASKMGQLAGNHFITLTSGLENLTAFGKTVLWKGAQKIRFEEV
- a CDS encoding sugar ABC transporter permease is translated as MSGKGLVDAERRRFNAIALAPSLIVLFAIAGLPAIYLVVTSLTPFQLVNPGSSTDFSSPLRNYRLLPGDPRFVNSLWVQAKLSFWGVLFQVLLGMLLALLLHTQSRVVEFARTFFLIPMVLPPIVVAIIWKLIYTPDISPLYYVAGLLNIAMPSLTSSVDFALTAIIIADTWEWMPFTFLMVLAALQTIPDEFSEAALVDGANRFQIFFYITLPFITPILVISGMFRLIDSVKAFPLVFLLTGGGPGSVTEVTNYYAYLLAFDFNEIGYSSAVTIVLLLLVVAVSFGVVWMGRRREALE
- a CDS encoding carbohydrate ABC transporter permease; translation: MTGGTGGPIRRSASVRRLAAIGVTLIVLLSPFLWLLQMSFKSNDLILQFPPPLIFTPTLENYASLWQGAFPASFVNSLMSASFSTALALVLGVPAAYALSRWAGRGKHALSFAILVTRMAPPIAFTIPFFLFYRWIGLLDTVTGLVLVYTSFNLPLVIWMMQPFFETVPRSLEEAALVDGAPTRVVFLEIVLPMVAPGIAATAILCFLYAWNDFFFALILTRTNARTAPVAVVNFMNYEGWEWGKIAAGGSLVMAPVLVFSLAVRRYLVSGLTAGAVKG